A segment of the Allosaccharopolyspora coralli genome:
GTGACGAGCATGGCTCCGGCGAACAGCAACATCAGCCCGGTAAACCGAGCCCGCGACTCGTCCGGACCGAACTCGCCCGCAGCGAAAACCAGCACCGCCAAGGTCACCACCGCGACCGTGACCACCAGGACCGCAGAGAGCCCGTCCACCGCCACGCCCGCGTCAATCCCCCGCAGGAACCCCGCGGTCGCGACCGGGCGCACCACCGATGCCAGCACGGCCAGCACGACCGTGAGCCCGGCGGCGGCGATCCCGACCACCGCCGCGATCCGATCGCCTCGTCTCCCGGTGCACGCCAGCACCGCCCCGGTGCCCAGCGGGACCGCGATCAGCAGCCATGCGAGCGCGCCCATCGGCTACTCCTTGAGATCCGCGGCCATGTCGGTCATATCCACATCCCGAGCGCGGAAAATCGCCGTCACCACGGCGAAACCGACCGCCATCTCCACCGCCATCGCGGTGATCACCACAATGATCAGCACCTGACCGTCCGCATTGGACGGAGCAACGTAGTGCCAGAACGCCGCCGCCGCGACGATAACGCCGTTGAGCATCAGCTCCAAGCCCATCATCAGCATCACGATCGACTGCTGCGACAGCGCACCGAACAGACCGATGGCGAACAGCCCGGCACCGAGCAACAGGAACACCTCCAGACTCATCGACCGATCCCCCCGCCCACCGGATCGTCGGCCCGCGTGGCGCGCAGGTCGTCCCCGAGCCGGTCGTAGCGTCCCCGGTGGGTGGCGAGCACGACGGTGGCCACGATTGTGGCGAACAGCGCCACCCCGAGGGTCATCATGGTCAGCATGTGCGGGCCCATCAGTGCTTGTCCGAGTGCGAACGTCGGGTCCGGCGGCGGTGCCCCGGTGCGCTGTGGCCAGTCGACGAGGACGATGCCCGCCGCGAGCGCCACGAAGGTGCCCACCGACAGCGCCATGGCTCCGGTCTTGTTGTGATACATCGCCATCGGCATCAGCCCGGCGGGATTCATCATGTACATGATCATGAACACGACCATGATCACCATTTCCATGACCATCATCAGCACGATCACCACACCGAGGTAGGCCAGCCCCAGCAGGATCACTTCGGCGGCGACGAACACGAATGAGGCCAGTAGCGCGAAGGTCACCCGGGCCATCGAGTCCAACCAGAACACCAGGAACCCGGATACCAGGGCGCCGACCGCGAACAGCCAGAACAAGGCGACCGTCACCACGCACTCCTCCTCACCGGATCAACACGACCAACGCGACGACCAACGCCTGCAGAATCGTCAGCGGGATCAGCACCACCCAGGCAAGCTCGGCGAACCGCTCCATCCGCACCGTGGGAAACCGGCGACCAAACCACACGACCACGCCCAACACCGCGGCCGTCTTGAGCACCGTCCACACCCAGCCCGGCAGCCATGGACCACTGCCTCCTCCGAGGAACAGCGGCACCGACATCGCCACCGCGACCACCAGCAGCAACCACCGCCCGCCGAGGAACACCAGCCGGTCCACCCCGGACAACTCCCCCGCCGCTCCCCCGGCGAGATCCCGTCCCAGCGGCGCGTCGAACGGGCCCCAGAACGCCATCGCCATCGCACTGAGCAGGTAGACGACGAAAGCGACCGGCATCCACACCACGAACCACAAACCGGACTGAGCCTCGACGATCCCGCCCACCCGCAACGTGCCCGCCGCAGTGGCTGCCGTGATCAGCGCGAACATGTGCGGCAACTCGTAGGCCAACCCCTGGGCCACGAACCGGTAACCACCGACCAGGGACAGCGCCGCATTCGGGCCCCAGCCGGCCATCCACACCGCCGCCCACGCCAGGATCTCCATCGCGTTGAACCACACGACCCCGACCGCGAGATCCGCCACGGCCACCCCGCCCAGTGGCAACACCAGCCCGGCCAGCACCGCAAGGACCGGAACGAGGACCACACCGGTGCGCCACAGCACGACGTCGGCTGCCGTGGTCGCGCGCCGTTGCGTGATCAGCAGCCGCACCACCGCGCGCAGCGGCGCAATCACCGACACCGACACCGGCCGCCCAGCCGCACGCACGTGAAGGGCCGCGTCGAAGGCCACCGCCGCGAACGCGCCCACCCCCAGCAGCGCGGGCAGCACGACCACACTCCACACAGGAGCCTCACCCATCAGCCGCCTCCACAACCGCGTGGTCGAGCTCGGCGAGGTCGGGGTCCAAGCTGGCCACGATCAACCTGGCCCCGGCCAGCTCGGCCCCCTCGACCAGTTCAGGAAGCACCTCCAGCAGCGCCGCCGACCCGCCAGCAGCGCCTACTCGGCCTCGTGGCCCGGCATCGAGGACAGCCCATGGCGCTGTGTCGTCGATGCCGAGCACCGATTGCTCGACCTCGTCCAGCCATGCCTGCCACCGCGCGCGCACATCACCCCCAGCACGACACGCCATCAGCGCAGGCCCAGTCACTCCGGCGGCCTCGGCCACTGCTGCCGGGAGGATGCCGAGCCCGTCGGTGAGCCACCGCAGTGTCCGAGACCGGCGCAGCCGCCGAGCCAACCGATGCACCTGACGAGCGGTCACCTCGGTAGGCGAGCCCGCGAGAACCTCGTCGCGGGTTCGTCGCGCACGCAGCGCCGCGTCCTCCCAGCCCGCTACGGCGAGCAATCTGGCGAGGCTGTCCAGGTGCGCCGCCACGCGGCGCCGAGCGGCCTCGCCTACGGTGACGGACTCGCCTGCCGCCGCCCGACGCCACGGCTCGTTCCAGAAGTCCGCCACGTAGCCGTGTTCACGAACCACCTCGACACGAGCTTCCTGAAGCACGTCGCCCTGCAGCGTGGTGTGCAGCACCAGACCAGCGGGCCAGTCCGGCAACACCGGGCCGAGCGGGACATGGAGCTGATCGAGCATGAGCCCGTCCCGGTCCGGCCCACGATCAGCCATCGGCACACCCCCCGGCATGTCCATACCGCCGCCACCGTGCTCGTGCCCCTGAGACTGGTCACCGGAGTGACCCTGCTCTGTGTGACCCCCACCTGCCCGCGCACGCTGACTCGGACCTTCACCTCCGGGGCGAATTCGCTCGCCCTCATCAGCTAAGAGACCCACCGCCCGTTCCAACGCAGCCGCGGCATCGTCGGCGTCCTTGACGTGCGCGCGAGCCCGTGGACGCGGGACCTGGTCCCACAACTGATCGGCAAAGCTCGTCCACTGCGGCCCCGCGGGCCCGACGACGGCCAGAACATCAGCATCGGCCGGACCAAGAGCCTCCACCCACCCCCACTGGCGCAGCAGCTGCTCGACCGCCATCCGCGCAGCCGTCCCCCCGGGGACCTCAGCAATCAGCACATGAGGCATCCCTGCCGAAAAACGCCGCAAGGCGGCGCTTATGCCCATCGCAGCGCTCCCTCCCGCCACGCATAGGCCACACCGGCCAGCAAAATCCCCAGGAACACGAACATCTCGACGACCGCACTCGTCCCCACCGAGGAGACGACGAGAGTCCACGGATACATGAACAACATTTCCATCTCGAACGCCAGGTAGACCATCGTCAGCACATACCACCGCACGTGAAAGCGCGAAAAGGCGTGCTCGGATGGTGCATTGCCGGACAGGAACGGCACCGTGACCGCGCTGCCGGGCGCCACCTGCACAAGCCAGGCGACCCCGTACACGACCCCGACCACCCCCACGGCGACGACAAGCAGCAGCAGGGCCGCCACGAATCCGCTCATGATCCACACCGGAGGAACAGCGCCGAGACCACAAACACTGCAGCTCGCCCTTCTGAGGCCAGCGCGTGACCCATCTCTACCTCCCTGGTCGAGATCACGAGTCTTCCTAGCGTGACTGACTACCCGCCAGAACGCGCGCTCACGCCGCCCAGCACAGAGACCTGGTCGAGGGCACCAGGTAGCCAACCCGGCTCCAGGGCCGATCCACTGATCTGACCTGATGTCGATCACCAACGGACCGATGACCAGCAGGGTAAGGGAATGTGCACAGATGGAGGCCCGTCAATCGCCGATTGGAATACCCTTAGGGGGTATGGGTGTTAGGGTGAGTGTTGGCTCCGGCCGATGCGACCCACCTAGCCCCAGGCAAGACAAGCCTTGATCCACCCACGAAGAAAGCTGGGGGGACGACACGATGCACGGATACACCCACGACAAGGACAAGTACGCCAAGCGGCTACGCCGGATCGAAGGCCAGGTCCGCGGGCTGGCGAAGATGATCGAAGGCGATCAGGACTGCATCGACGTGCTCACACAGGTCAGCGCAACGACCAAAGCGCTGCAGTCGGTGGCGCTGGGCTTGATGGACGAGCACCTCAAGCACTGCGTCGCCGAAGCGCTCACCGAAGGCGGCGACGCCGCCGACGAAAAGGTCCGCGAAGCCAGCGACGCGATCGCTCGCCTGGTGCGCTCCTGATCACCCAGCAGAACACCGCGACAAACCACGAAGGGATGCTCCATGACCGAGACGACCTACACCGTGACCGGTATGACCTGCGAACACTGCGCCCGGTCGGTGACCGAAGAACTCAACGAGATCAACACCGTCTCCGACGTCGCAGTCGACGTGGACACCGGCGCAGTAACCGTGACCAGCGCTGAACCACTCAGCGACGCGGACGTGCGCGCCGCGGTCGAAGAAGCCGGCTACCAGCTAGCAGCCCAGTAGCGGACACCGCTGCTCGCCAGCCGTCGATTCCACTTCTGCCGTGCACACCTCCGCGTGCACCGGAGGCCACGGACCCGACTTCTGGACGAGCGACACAGGCCGGGGTACCGAAGGCGAGCTTTTCAGGGCTGGCCTCGTCAGTCCGGCACCGGCTGACCACGGACATGCACAGGAGGGCTCCATGAGTACCACCACTGATCGCTCCACCAGCTCGCCTAGCCAGGAGGTCGAGCTGGCCATTGGGGGCATGACCTGCGCCTCGTGCGCCGTCCGGGTCGAGAAGAAGCTGGGCAAGCTCGACGGAGTCACCGCCACGGTCAACTACGCGACCGAGAAGGCCAAGGTGACCTACCCGGAGGGCACGGACCCACAACAGCTCGTCGACCAGGTCGAAGCCGCTGGCTACACCGCCACATTCCCCCACCCCGCCGACGACGACGCAGCCGCCACGAACGAGGGCCAAGCCGACGACCCGACCAGGTCACTACGGGAACGGTTCATCATTTCCGCGGTGCTGTCGGTTCCTGTCATCGCTCTGGCGATGGTTCCTGTGTTGCAGTTCACCTACTGGCAGTGGATCTCGCTCACGCTGGCAGCTCCCGTCGTGGTGTGGGGCGCGTGGCCGTTCCACCGGGCAGCGTGGACGAATCTGCGTCACGGCGCGGCCACTATGGACACACTGATCTCGATGGGGACCCTGGCCGCGTTCGCCTGGTCGCTGTACGCGCTGCTGTTCGGCACGGCCGGAATGCCGGGAATGACGCACCCGTTCGAGCTGACCGTCCAATCGGGAAGCGGCGACGGGAACATTTACCTCGAAGTCGCCGCCGGGGTAACGACGTTCATCCTCGCCGGCCGGTACTTCGAAGCCCGGTCCAAGCGACGCGCCGGCGCGGCTCTGCGCGCCCTACTGGAACTCGGCGCCAAGGACGTCGCGGTCCTGCGCGACGGCCGCGAACAGCGCATCTCCACTGATCAGCTCGCGGTCGGGGACCACTTCGTTGTCCGCCCTGGCGAGAAGATCCCCACCGACGGCGTGATCGAGGTGGGCAGCTCCGCGGTTGATGCCAGCATGCTTACCGGCGAATCCATCCCCGTCGAGGTCGGCCAGGGTGACTCCGTGACCGGTGCGACGGTCAACGCCGGCGGGCGCCTTGTCGTGCGCGCCACCCGGGTCGGTTCGGACACCCAGCTGGCCCAGATGGCCAAGCTCGTCGAAGACGCACAGACCGGCAAGGCGGCCGTCCAGCGACTCGCCGACCGCATCTCCTCGGTCTTCGTCCCGATCGTGATCGCACTGGCCCTCGGTACGCTCGCGTTCTGGCTGTTCAGCGGCGCCGGTGCCGCGGCCGCGTTCACGGCCGCCGTCGCGGTGCTGATCATCGCCTGCCCCTGCGCACTCGGCCTGGCCACCCCGACCGCGCTACTCGTTGGCACGGGCCGGGGCGCCCAGATGGGCATCTTAATCAAGGGACCCGAGGTGCTGGAGTCCACCCGGCGCATCGACACGGTCGTGCTCGACAAGACCGGCACGGTCACCAGCGGGCAGATGTCGCTGATCGCGGTGCACGCCGCTGACGGCGTGGACGAAAGCGAAGCGCTCTGGTTGGCCGGTGCCGCCGAGCACGCCTCCGAACACCCGCTCGCGCGAGCGATCGCACGCGGTGCCGCCGATCGAGTCGGGCAACTCCCCGCTGTGGAGGAGTTCACCAACGTCGAAGGCCTCGGAGTGCAGGCAGTCGTCAGCGGCCACGCCGTCCTGGTCGGGCGACCCGCGCTGCTGGAACAGTGGAGCCAACCGCTCCCGGACGACCTCGCAGCCGCGCAGACCACCGCCGAGAATCAGGGTCACACAGCGGTCGTCGTGGCCTGGGACGGTCGAGCCTGCGCGGTTCTCGAAGTCGCCGACGCAGTGAAGCCGACCTCCGCCGAGGCCATCGCGCAACTGCGCACACTCGGCCTGCAACCGGTGCTGCTCACCGGAGACAACGACACAGTGGCCCGCACCGTGGCCACCGAGGTCGGTATCGACGAGGTCATCGCCGAGGTACTCCCCCAGGACAAGGTCGACGTGGTCACACGGTTGCAGCGGGAAGGTCGCGTGGTGGCGATGGTCGGCGACGGCATCAACGACGCCGCCGCACTGGCGCAGGCCGACCTCGGACTCGCCATGGGCACCGGCACCGACGTCGCCATCGAAGCCTCCGACCTCACCCTGGTCCGCGGCGACCTCCGTGCCGCGGTCGACGCGATCCGGCTCGCGCGACGCACTCTCGGCACGATCAAGGGCAATCTGTTCTGGGCTTTCGCCTACAACGTCGCTGCCCTGCCGCTGGCCGCCGCCGGACTGCTCAACCCCATGATCGCCGGGGCGGCAATGGGCTTCTCCAGCGTCTTCGTCGTCGCCAACAGCCTGCGCTTGCGCCGATTCCGCAGCACCATCACCGACACACCAGAAACGAGGACCAGCAGCGCCTCCCCTCAGTTGGTCACCACGACAGGCTCCTGACAAACACAAACGTGAGCGGACAGGGGCCGTGCTTCAAACATGGCTCGACCGCGTCGATACGGAGGACCCAGATGAGCCGTTCACCGCTGACATGGTCTCGGCAACGGCGTGTGCGCGGCTGGTTGTTGATCCTCGAGATCACCATTGGCTTGTGTTCCCGGGTACTGATGCCCAGTCTGCGCGCACAGGTCAATCGCACCAACGCTCTCGGTACGCTCAGCGCCGAACTCCGGGTCAGTCCACCCTCGCACTGCGGCAATAGGTAAGCGGTTCTCTTCATTCCCCACCGGACCGCGGCGTGACGGTGCCGCTCGCCTCATCGGCGAGTGGCACCGTCGGCCGTGTCAGCCTTGCTTCAGC
Coding sequences within it:
- a CDS encoding complex I subunit 1 family protein → MGEAPVWSVVVLPALLGVGAFAAVAFDAALHVRAAGRPVSVSVIAPLRAVVRLLITQRRATTAADVVLWRTGVVLVPVLAVLAGLVLPLGGVAVADLAVGVVWFNAMEILAWAAVWMAGWGPNAALSLVGGYRFVAQGLAYELPHMFALITAATAAGTLRVGGIVEAQSGLWFVVWMPVAFVVYLLSAMAMAFWGPFDAPLGRDLAGGAAGELSGVDRLVFLGGRWLLLVVAVAMSVPLFLGGGSGPWLPGWVWTVLKTAAVLGVVVWFGRRFPTVRMERFAELAWVVLIPLTILQALVVALVVLIR
- a CDS encoding metal-sensitive transcriptional regulator translates to MHGYTHDKDKYAKRLRRIEGQVRGLAKMIEGDQDCIDVLTQVSATTKALQSVALGLMDEHLKHCVAEALTEGGDAADEKVREASDAIARLVRS
- a CDS encoding NADH-quinone oxidoreductase subunit A, yielding MSGFVAALLLLVVAVGVVGVVYGVAWLVQVAPGSAVTVPFLSGNAPSEHAFSRFHVRWYVLTMVYLAFEMEMLFMYPWTLVVSSVGTSAVVEMFVFLGILLAGVAYAWREGALRWA
- a CDS encoding NADH-quinone oxidoreductase subunit J, whose protein sequence is MVTVALFWLFAVGALVSGFLVFWLDSMARVTFALLASFVFVAAEVILLGLAYLGVVIVLMMVMEMVIMVVFMIMYMMNPAGLMPMAMYHNKTGAMALSVGTFVALAAGIVLVDWPQRTGAPPPDPTFALGQALMGPHMLTMMTLGVALFATIVATVVLATHRGRYDRLGDDLRATRADDPVGGGIGR
- the nuoK gene encoding NADH-quinone oxidoreductase subunit NuoK produces the protein MSLEVFLLLGAGLFAIGLFGALSQQSIVMLMMGLELMLNGVIVAAAAFWHYVAPSNADGQVLIIVVITAMAVEMAVGFAVVTAIFRARDVDMTDMAADLKE
- a CDS encoding heavy-metal-associated domain-containing protein, giving the protein MTETTYTVTGMTCEHCARSVTEELNEINTVSDVAVDVDTGAVTVTSAEPLSDADVRAAVEEAGYQLAAQ
- a CDS encoding heavy metal translocating P-type ATPase, translating into MSTTTDRSTSSPSQEVELAIGGMTCASCAVRVEKKLGKLDGVTATVNYATEKAKVTYPEGTDPQQLVDQVEAAGYTATFPHPADDDAAATNEGQADDPTRSLRERFIISAVLSVPVIALAMVPVLQFTYWQWISLTLAAPVVVWGAWPFHRAAWTNLRHGAATMDTLISMGTLAAFAWSLYALLFGTAGMPGMTHPFELTVQSGSGDGNIYLEVAAGVTTFILAGRYFEARSKRRAGAALRALLELGAKDVAVLRDGREQRISTDQLAVGDHFVVRPGEKIPTDGVIEVGSSAVDASMLTGESIPVEVGQGDSVTGATVNAGGRLVVRATRVGSDTQLAQMAKLVEDAQTGKAAVQRLADRISSVFVPIVIALALGTLAFWLFSGAGAAAAFTAAVAVLIIACPCALGLATPTALLVGTGRGAQMGILIKGPEVLESTRRIDTVVLDKTGTVTSGQMSLIAVHAADGVDESEALWLAGAAEHASEHPLARAIARGAADRVGQLPAVEEFTNVEGLGVQAVVSGHAVLVGRPALLEQWSQPLPDDLAAAQTTAENQGHTAVVVAWDGRACAVLEVADAVKPTSAEAIAQLRTLGLQPVLLTGDNDTVARTVATEVGIDEVIAEVLPQDKVDVVTRLQREGRVVAMVGDGINDAAALAQADLGLAMGTGTDVAIEASDLTLVRGDLRAAVDAIRLARRTLGTIKGNLFWAFAYNVAALPLAAAGLLNPMIAGAAMGFSSVFVVANSLRLRRFRSTITDTPETRTSSASPQLVTTTGS